From the Nitrospinaceae bacterium genome, one window contains:
- the ccsA gene encoding cytochrome c biogenesis protein CcsA, which produces MAECNTVEEFLFLAQCFGGYVLGLYELLFVVAFFALAWVIWARDEGVDRWIALAGMALLVFAVYADFFIAPTARQGEAQRIFYVHVPSAWIAFFAFFLVFVFSIRYLIWRKLADDGRAYACAEVGVLFCTLVLITGPIWARPVWGVWWTWDARLTTSLILWLIYVGYLMLRSYLTDREQRARFAAVLGIVGFLDVPIVHMSVKWWRTLHPGPVVMRSGGMSELPTSMHVALWASLVAFTLVFIYFVRRRVAVGHLIDQAESIRESRER; this is translated from the coding sequence ATGGCCGAATGTAATACAGTAGAAGAATTCCTCTTTCTTGCTCAATGTTTTGGGGGATATGTTTTGGGTCTCTATGAATTGCTTTTTGTTGTGGCCTTTTTCGCTCTCGCCTGGGTAATTTGGGCTCGGGATGAGGGTGTGGACCGATGGATAGCCCTGGCCGGAATGGCGTTGTTGGTATTTGCGGTGTATGCGGATTTCTTCATCGCCCCGACGGCACGGCAGGGCGAGGCGCAGCGGATTTTCTATGTTCATGTGCCCTCGGCCTGGATCGCATTTTTCGCTTTTTTCTTGGTGTTCGTTTTTTCGATCAGATATTTAATCTGGCGCAAACTTGCCGATGACGGGCGTGCGTATGCCTGTGCGGAGGTGGGTGTGCTGTTTTGTACGCTTGTTCTTATCACTGGTCCAATTTGGGCTCGTCCCGTTTGGGGTGTGTGGTGGACATGGGACGCACGGCTGACGACATCCCTGATTTTGTGGCTGATATATGTTGGCTATCTCATGCTCCGCTCTTATTTGACGGATCGGGAGCAACGAGCGCGATTCGCTGCCGTGCTTGGGATTGTTGGTTTTCTGGATGTGCCGATTGTTCATATGTCGGTGAAGTGGTGGCGGACGCTCCATCCGGGCCCCGTGGTGATGCGCTCGGGTGGAATGAGCGAGCTTCCCACTTCCATGCATGTTGCGCTCTGGGCTTCTTTGGTGGCGTTTACCCTTGTGTTCATTTACTTTGTAAGACGCCGCGTTGCAGTGGGGCATCTTATTGATCAAGCCGAGAGCATTCGCGAATCGAGGGAGAGATAA